In Rhineura floridana isolate rRhiFlo1 chromosome 12, rRhiFlo1.hap2, whole genome shotgun sequence, a single window of DNA contains:
- the LOC133368783 gene encoding TLC domain-containing protein 5-like has product MVSIILQVICSFLVWLSLYSGFWCWNKHRTLEWSCRMITLMHGLIVTFLSGYIALIDGPWPLTHAGHPNTAHQVRLMCLTLGYFLFDLSWCIYFKSEGSLMLSHHMLSICGTAFVLMLGKSATEVNAVLFVSESTNPLLQVRWFLRDMGHYHNFLGDLVDSLFVTLFLGLRIIGGAWIIHSVMTSPKTIWMIKVSPGGKQ; this is encoded by the exons ATGGTCTCTATCATCCTCCAAGTGATCTGCAGCTTTCTGGTCTGGCTATCACTCTACAGTGGCTTCTGGTGTTGGAACAAGCATCGCACCCTGGAATGGAGCTGCCGGATGATCACCCTGATGCATGGGCTGATTGTCACCTTCCTTTCTGGCTACATTGCTCTGATTGATGGGCCCTGGCCTTTGACCCATGCAG GCCACCCCAACACAGCTCATCAGGTCCGTCTGATGTGCTTGACGCTGGGATACTTCCTCTTTGACTTGAGCTGGTGCATCTATTTCAAGAGCGAGGGCAGCTTGATGCTGTCTCACCACATGCTGAGCATCTGTGGCACAGCTTTTGTGCTGATGCTTGGCAAGTCTGCCACCGAAGTCAATGCTGTCCTCTTTGTGAGCGAGAGCACCAACCCTCTGCTGCAAGTACGCTGGTTCCTACGGGACATGGGGCACTACCACAACTTCCTCGGGGACCTGGTGGATTCCCTCTTTGTGACTCTCTTCTTGGGGCTGCGGATCATCGGGGGGGCATGGATCATACATTCGGTGATGACTTCGCCCAAGACAATCTGGATGATCAAAG TTTCGCCAGGAGGAAAgcaatga